Proteins encoded within one genomic window of Methanosarcina barkeri str. Wiesmoor:
- a CDS encoding serine protease codes for MKKRCIVGAVILLKELPYMVTVSHLFKGEGDSLIVDGMRLTVTRILKNYDLALIKLPSECIVEITDLGSAAELEEAFLVNDIHVIRCRVINAGASLLYLGFRCLEMPEPGDSGSPILQAGKVIGIISSVMLDNCMGVAISSGVLRSLDR; via the coding sequence ATGAAAAAACGCTGTATTGTCGGTGCTGTTATTTTACTCAAAGAGTTGCCTTACATGGTCACGGTTTCTCACCTATTCAAGGGGGAAGGAGACTCTCTGATAGTTGATGGAATGAGACTTACTGTTACGAGGATTTTAAAAAATTATGATTTAGCCCTGATAAAGCTTCCTTCCGAATGTATTGTTGAAATTACCGATCTTGGCAGTGCAGCTGAACTGGAGGAAGCTTTTCTTGTCAATGATATCCATGTTATCCGGTGCAGGGTAATTAATGCCGGAGCTTCACTGCTTTACCTGGGTTTTCGATGCCTTGAGATGCCTGAACCTGGAGATAGTGGTTCCCCTATCCTGCAGGCAGGGAAAGTAATTGGGATCATATCTTCAGTGATGCTGGACAATTGCATGGGAGTTGCAATCTCTTCCGGTGTTCTCCGTAGCCTGGACAGATAA
- a CDS encoding class I SAM-dependent methyltransferase produces METKEVIRNYWGYRSETYSTGIVEQSEEEWATWKNILSSTVDRREHLEILDVGTGPGQLALMFAELGHHVTAVDLSTRMLDKARKNALKRSLDINFIQGDAENLQLPDMQFDVVSSKFLLWTLPDPQKALSEWKRVLKKDGMIIAIDGDWFNSGIFLKSIRTISDGIRSIKERNFHNPFNQHYNPIKKDLPLYSLKPDRVFRFLNDTGFEKINIERMNTLCCSARKKGNLLDKLDYAHPVYFMKAVKK; encoded by the coding sequence ATGGAAACTAAAGAAGTGATAAGAAATTACTGGGGTTATCGCAGTGAAACTTATAGTACTGGCATTGTGGAGCAATCCGAAGAGGAATGGGCTACCTGGAAAAACATACTTTCATCAACAGTAGATAGAAGAGAACATCTTGAAATACTCGATGTCGGTACAGGGCCAGGTCAACTTGCCCTGATGTTTGCGGAGCTGGGCCATCATGTAACTGCTGTTGACCTATCGACCAGGATGCTTGACAAAGCCAGAAAAAATGCCTTGAAGAGGTCTCTGGATATAAACTTCATTCAGGGAGATGCTGAGAATCTGCAGCTTCCGGACATGCAATTTGATGTGGTATCCAGCAAGTTTCTCCTGTGGACACTCCCAGATCCACAAAAGGCTCTGTCTGAGTGGAAGCGGGTGTTAAAGAAAGACGGTATGATCATTGCCATCGATGGTGACTGGTTCAATTCGGGTATATTTCTGAAATCGATTCGTACCATATCGGATGGGATACGTTCCATAAAGGAAAGAAACTTTCATAATCCCTTTAATCAACACTATAATCCGATAAAAAAAGATCTTCCTCTTTATAGTTTAAAACCCGACCGGGTATTCAGGTTCTTAAATGATACGGGTTTTGAGAAGATTAATATTGAGCGTATGAATACCCTATGCTGTTCCGCCAGGAAAAAAGGTAACTTGCTGGATAAGCTCGACTATGCCCATCCTGTTTACTTCATGAAGGCTGTGAAAAAGTAA
- a CDS encoding carbohydrate kinase family protein: protein MDRVISIVGHTALDYIVDVERIAGKNESSPVIDYEEYPGGGAANIAVAIAKLGGKSQLISPVGTDFVSSGYEKLLTEANVDLSRLYRIEDQKISKAFIFTDKEDNQTTYFYWGASSKFKKLEPEPVDFVHLATADSVYNAKLAQIAGFVSFDPGQDLVTYSKENLELILAHTDILFANRHEIRRVSEMTGKSFSELKAMIDIIVVTYDSKGSKIYTDKNEFLIPVISVQAADPTGAGDAYRAGFLLALTRGYPLPTCGKIGSTVASFAVQARGCQTDLPTWEEMKARYEANFGRLEKEC from the coding sequence ATGGACAGAGTAATTTCCATCGTAGGGCATACTGCCCTTGATTACATTGTAGATGTTGAAAGAATCGCAGGAAAAAATGAGTCTTCTCCTGTCATTGACTATGAAGAATATCCTGGTGGAGGGGCTGCCAATATTGCGGTTGCCATTGCAAAGTTGGGGGGAAAGAGCCAGCTGATTTCCCCTGTAGGTACGGATTTTGTAAGTTCAGGATATGAAAAACTCCTTACAGAAGCGAATGTTGATCTCTCCCGCCTTTATAGAATTGAGGACCAGAAAATTTCTAAAGCCTTTATTTTCACTGATAAGGAAGACAACCAGACAACCTATTTTTACTGGGGAGCTTCTTCAAAATTCAAGAAATTGGAACCCGAACCTGTAGATTTTGTTCATCTTGCAACCGCTGACTCGGTGTATAACGCGAAACTCGCACAAATTGCCGGCTTCGTCTCCTTTGACCCTGGCCAGGATCTTGTTACGTATTCAAAAGAAAATCTTGAACTCATACTTGCTCACACTGACATCCTTTTTGCGAACAGACACGAAATAAGGCGAGTTTCAGAGATGACCGGAAAAAGCTTCTCTGAACTCAAGGCGATGATCGACATCATTGTGGTCACATACGATTCCAAGGGTAGCAAGATCTATACAGATAAAAATGAATTTTTAATTCCTGTAATCTCTGTCCAGGCTGCAGATCCCACAGGAGCAGGAGATGCTTACAGGGCAGGTTTCCTTCTCGCCCTCACAAGAGGATACCCTCTTCCCACCTGCGGAAAAATTGGGTCTACAGTAGCTTCTTTTGCTGTGCAGGCACGAGGTTGCCAGACAGACCTTCCCACCTGGGAAGAAATGAAAGCCCGTTATGAAGCCAATTTTGGAAGGCTTGAGAAAGAGTGCTGA
- a CDS encoding PAS domain-containing protein, translating to MESDFYKENIEKIEKRFFSIAEMTGQLIFDSDAQTGKIEWSGPIEEFTGYTQEEFSKIDLAACKEVIHPEDRERVWCALENSLNTGEKFWQKFRFRKKDGNYIYVEDSSVFLKDENDCVYRGIGLLKNIIENKYAQEKLKVSEEHILTYLQNFRGIGFELDNNFNLMLLHGAVEEITGHRNEEFLSGKIRLVQLVYPEDQSNFLENRKKLNITPNSLIEQEYRVLNRNGNIVWVFESIHVVHDINKTNQFYQGFIQDVTEQKIAKEAIDKAEKLRKKEIHHRIKNNLQVISSLLELECENLLSGNLEREKVIEAFRESNNRIISMSIIHEKLYNSKNMETINFASYLKELTDDLFKSYKVGSSDIQLLLDVDDICFEMDNAIPLGIIVNELVSNSLKYAFPEVGSGKIHIKLHRDVNDKKKILTTPNRNFMLIVEDNGIGFPDSIDFRNTSSLGLQLVNTLVDQINGDIELIKDSGTKYNIRFTDSWTWMSS from the coding sequence ATGGAGAGTGATTTTTACAAAGAAAACATCGAGAAAATTGAAAAAAGATTCTTTTCCATAGCTGAGATGACAGGGCAATTAATATTTGACAGTGATGCACAGACAGGAAAGATTGAGTGGTCAGGACCTATTGAAGAGTTTACAGGTTATACTCAAGAAGAGTTCAGCAAAATTGATCTGGCTGCCTGTAAAGAGGTGATACATCCAGAAGACAGAGAAAGAGTTTGGTGTGCTCTTGAGAATTCTTTAAATACAGGGGAGAAATTTTGGCAAAAATTCAGGTTTCGGAAAAAAGATGGAAACTATATTTATGTAGAGGATAGTTCTGTTTTTCTCAAAGACGAGAATGACTGTGTATACAGAGGAATAGGCTTGCTTAAAAATATCATAGAAAATAAGTATGCACAGGAAAAGCTCAAGGTAAGCGAAGAACATATTCTAACATACCTGCAGAATTTCAGAGGTATTGGATTTGAGTTAGACAATAATTTCAATCTCATGCTTCTTCATGGAGCCGTAGAGGAAATTACAGGCCATAGAAATGAAGAATTTTTATCAGGAAAAATCAGGTTGGTTCAGCTAGTATATCCTGAAGATCAAAGTAATTTCCTTGAGAATCGAAAGAAACTGAACATTACACCTAACTCTTTAATTGAACAAGAATATCGAGTTCTGAACAGAAATGGAAATATAGTTTGGGTCTTTGAGTCTATCCATGTTGTGCACGATATAAATAAGACAAACCAGTTTTATCAGGGGTTCATCCAAGATGTGACTGAACAAAAAATTGCAAAGGAGGCTATTGACAAAGCCGAAAAACTTCGTAAAAAAGAAATTCACCATCGAATCAAAAATAACCTGCAGGTAATATCCAGCCTCTTAGAATTAGAGTGCGAAAATTTGCTGTCCGGTAACCTAGAACGTGAAAAAGTTATTGAAGCATTTCGAGAAAGCAATAATCGAATCATATCCATGTCTATAATCCATGAAAAACTGTATAACTCCAAAAATATGGAAACAATCAATTTTGCTTCATACTTGAAAGAATTAACAGATGATCTTTTCAAATCGTATAAAGTTGGAAGTTCTGATATCCAATTGCTTTTAGATGTGGACGATATCTGTTTTGAAATGGATAATGCAATCCCTTTAGGTATCATTGTCAATGAACTCGTTTCTAATTCATTAAAGTATGCATTTCCAGAAGTAGGAAGCGGGAAAATTCACATTAAACTTCACAGAGACGTTAATGATAAAAAGAAAATTTTGACCACTCCTAACAGAAATTTTATGTTAATTGTTGAAGACAATGGCATTGGTTTTCCGGATTCAATTGACTTCAGAAACACTAGTTCACTGGGCTTACAGTTGGTAAATACTCTTGTTGACCAAATCAATGGTGATATCGAACTTATAAAAGATTCAGGAACAAAATATAATATACGATTTACAGATTCTTGGACCTGGATGTCTTCATGA
- a CDS encoding DUF555 domain-containing protein, translating into MKNFHVVLEAAWLVRDVKTADDAIGVAISEAGKRLNPKLDFVEVDVGTTSCPLCGEPFSSVFIAANTALVGLIFEMKVFDAESAEHAERIAKSVIGKSLRDIPLTVVEVTEFERSTEKGEQQHKSKTEK; encoded by the coding sequence ATGAAAAACTTCCATGTGGTACTTGAAGCAGCTTGGTTGGTTAGAGATGTAAAGACGGCTGATGATGCTATAGGAGTAGCGATTTCAGAAGCTGGAAAACGCCTGAATCCTAAACTGGATTTTGTAGAGGTTGACGTGGGAACTACATCCTGCCCGTTATGTGGTGAGCCCTTTAGCAGTGTTTTCATAGCGGCAAACACCGCTCTTGTAGGTCTTATTTTTGAGATGAAGGTTTTTGATGCTGAGTCTGCCGAACATGCGGAAAGGATCGCAAAATCAGTTATCGGAAAGTCTCTCCGGGATATTCCTTTGACAGTTGTTGAGGTCACTGAATTCGAAAGGTCAACTGAGAAGGGCGAACAGCAGCATAAGAGCAAAACAGAAAAATAA
- a CDS encoding MFS transporter: MKKYLSLNSKFIFNATISAVAGYRTKLNSFSRNACLFLGYIFLISLSLGIYEVIFNLYILRLGFREDFLGLMLSLVSVSTGLFAIPAAMFCDKAGRKNTLLLSCLLLMFSFAVLYTTTSTFLLAFFSILYGVSSSLKIVTASTFMVENSTSYERMHLFSMYYLLYTIGVMIGNFAGGILPQTFTSSLKIDPTDPAAYQLSLYASLAAVLISLLPLIFIKNKKSSLPEKTALLSTFFSTLRSKTIRKLILVNGLIGMGWGLALPYFNVYFDIVLGASSRQIGFIFSLSQVVMMFTLLFVPILTERLGKVKVVALVQLSSIPFLLLFTSTSLLTIAAFGYIMRSAIMNMSNPVLSNFNMEVVSEEQRATVNSLIWMSCYTCVGLSTYAGGLMMAHNYYRLPFLLTCVLYVVATVLYYVFFEKMEKEQKNLEVSI, translated from the coding sequence ATGAAAAAATACTTATCACTTAACAGCAAGTTTATTTTTAACGCAACCATCAGTGCGGTTGCCGGATACAGGACAAAATTAAATAGTTTCAGTCGAAATGCGTGCCTGTTCTTAGGATATATTTTCCTCATCTCTTTGAGCCTGGGAATCTACGAAGTGATCTTCAATCTTTACATCTTAAGGCTCGGGTTCAGAGAGGACTTTCTGGGACTCATGCTCTCACTTGTTTCCGTATCCACTGGCCTGTTTGCAATCCCTGCGGCCATGTTCTGCGACAAGGCAGGCAGAAAGAACACATTGTTATTGTCCTGCTTGCTTCTCATGTTTTCCTTTGCAGTCCTGTACACCACTACCTCAACATTCCTGCTGGCTTTTTTTAGCATTCTTTATGGAGTATCTTCATCGCTTAAAATAGTTACAGCATCTACGTTCATGGTTGAAAATTCTACTAGTTATGAAAGAATGCACTTGTTTTCGATGTACTACCTGTTATACACCATAGGTGTCATGATAGGAAACTTTGCGGGCGGTATTCTTCCGCAGACCTTCACTAGCTCACTCAAAATCGATCCCACAGATCCAGCAGCTTATCAGCTCTCACTATATGCATCTTTAGCTGCTGTGTTAATTTCCCTGTTACCCCTGATATTCATAAAGAACAAAAAATCCTCCCTGCCGGAAAAGACAGCTCTGCTTTCTACTTTTTTTTCGACTTTAAGGTCAAAAACTATCCGAAAATTAATTCTGGTAAATGGGCTTATAGGTATGGGATGGGGGCTGGCTCTTCCCTATTTTAATGTTTATTTCGACATTGTCCTTGGAGCAAGTTCCAGGCAGATAGGTTTCATCTTTTCCCTTTCCCAGGTGGTCATGATGTTCACTTTATTATTTGTTCCTATACTTACTGAAAGGTTAGGGAAAGTGAAGGTTGTAGCCCTGGTTCAGCTCTCCTCAATTCCATTTCTTCTGCTTTTCACATCTACATCCCTACTTACAATAGCTGCCTTCGGATACATCATGAGGTCAGCTATAATGAATATGTCAAACCCTGTATTGAGCAATTTCAATATGGAGGTTGTCAGCGAAGAACAGAGGGCGACCGTGAATAGCTTGATATGGATGAGCTGTTATACGTGTGTTGGACTAAGCACCTATGCAGGTGGTTTGATGATGGCTCACAACTACTATCGCCTTCCTTTCCTTCTGACCTGTGTTTTATATGTAGTTGCTACTGTACTTTATTACGTTTTCTTTGAGAAAATGGAAAAAGAGCAAAAAAATTTAGAGGTATCAATCTAA
- a CDS encoding diphthine--ammonia ligase yields MKLAALISGGKDSIFAIYKALQEGHEVTHLINIVPARDDSYMYHSVNLHMVELISAACEIPLVQQESSGIKELELDDLTLALKKVDVDGVSVGAIESQYQAGRVKKICDALGLKVYTPLWHRDPEELLNEMSKVLDIRIVRVAADGLDESWLGRPINVNSIEHLKALNKRYMVHMAGEGGEYETVVLDAPFFKKRIEIVKSEVEWQGDTGSLKILEAKLVDKN; encoded by the coding sequence ATGAAACTCGCAGCACTGATTTCCGGTGGCAAGGACTCGATTTTTGCCATATATAAAGCCCTCCAGGAAGGGCATGAAGTCACCCACCTGATTAATATTGTCCCTGCAAGGGACGATTCTTATATGTACCATTCCGTCAACCTCCACATGGTAGAATTAATCTCTGCCGCCTGTGAAATCCCCCTGGTCCAGCAAGAGTCCAGCGGAATAAAGGAACTCGAACTGGATGACCTGACCCTTGCCCTCAAGAAAGTAGATGTAGACGGCGTATCCGTAGGTGCAATTGAGTCACAGTACCAGGCAGGTAGGGTGAAGAAGATCTGCGATGCCCTGGGGCTTAAGGTCTATACTCCTCTCTGGCACAGGGACCCTGAAGAATTGCTCAATGAAATGTCAAAAGTACTCGATATCCGGATTGTCAGAGTCGCAGCTGACGGCCTCGACGAGTCCTGGCTTGGTCGCCCTATTAATGTAAACTCGATTGAACATCTCAAAGCGCTGAACAAGCGATACATGGTTCATATGGCCGGAGAAGGCGGAGAATATGAGACTGTTGTGCTTGATGCTCCCTTTTTTAAGAAACGGATTGAGATTGTAAAAAGTGAAGTTGAATGGCAGGGTGACACTGGCTCCTTAAAGATTCTGGAAGCAAAACTTGTCGATAAAAATTGA
- the galU gene encoding UTP--glucose-1-phosphate uridylyltransferase GalU: MTVKKALIPAAGLGTRFLPATKSMPKEMLPIIDTPVIHYVVEEAIASGIEDIIIITGRGKRAIEDYFDDSPELEMHLAKKHNTELLKLVRDVSSLVDIHYIRQKEPNGLGDAVLRAENHIGDEPFAVLLGDDIIVNDKPCTAQLIENFEKYGRSTLAVEEVPYEKLSSYGIIKGKPLCDSLYMLEDIVEKPSPENAPSNLGAIGRYVFTPEIFDCIKEAGTGVGNEIQLTDGIRVLNKSQIIYACRFKGKRFDTGDRLGYVKSVVDFALQNENLREDVFEYLRKILEAEDSLEQGETDIMKEPSVDKITT; encoded by the coding sequence TTGACTGTCAAAAAAGCACTTATCCCTGCAGCAGGCCTTGGGACCCGTTTCCTGCCTGCCACCAAGTCCATGCCCAAAGAAATGCTCCCTATAATTGACACACCTGTAATCCACTACGTTGTAGAGGAAGCAATTGCCTCGGGAATTGAGGATATTATCATCATCACAGGTAGAGGGAAACGAGCAATTGAGGACTATTTCGATGATTCTCCTGAACTCGAAATGCACCTTGCGAAAAAGCATAATACTGAACTCCTTAAGCTTGTCCGGGATGTTTCCTCACTCGTGGATATTCACTACATCCGCCAGAAAGAACCTAACGGGCTTGGAGATGCGGTCCTTAGGGCAGAAAACCATATTGGAGACGAACCTTTTGCCGTGCTTCTCGGGGACGATATTATTGTTAATGACAAGCCCTGTACGGCTCAGCTCATTGAAAATTTTGAAAAATATGGGAGATCCACGCTCGCAGTGGAAGAAGTTCCTTATGAAAAACTAAGCAGCTATGGAATTATAAAAGGAAAACCACTCTGCGACTCCCTTTATATGCTTGAGGATATCGTTGAAAAGCCGTCACCTGAAAATGCTCCTTCCAATCTGGGAGCAATAGGCCGCTATGTTTTCACTCCTGAAATATTTGATTGTATAAAAGAAGCCGGGACAGGAGTAGGAAATGAAATCCAGCTGACTGATGGGATTCGTGTTCTTAACAAGTCGCAGATTATCTATGCCTGCAGGTTCAAAGGAAAAAGGTTCGATACAGGTGACAGGTTAGGGTACGTAAAATCAGTAGTGGACTTTGCTCTTCAAAATGAAAACCTCAGGGAAGATGTATTCGAATACCTGAGAAAAATCCTTGAAGCCGAAGATAGTCTGGAACAGGGAGAAACTGATATTATGAAAGAGCCATCAGTTGACAAGATAACAACTTGA
- a CDS encoding transglutaminase-like domain-containing protein, translated as MIDADISHTIAKLAKLAVVLVVLYGAAHRLRFNFTTPAIIIIALCGAGAVIVDFDGDGLNTPSEIQHDTNIFASDSDSDGISDGYEINTLHTDPANGDTDSDKISDFDEVNKYKTNPLSENSDGDLYGDYQEIFEFGTDPNSRTVSKLIVKTSPVSGDIFIDGEFQGNGQISTELKPGKYKVQYGNVNNHHSPQSQLVTLKFGQQMNIVGDYESYSPSKLVISSTVSDMSGVSPAVYSYYVNSKKQLFQVTIANNGESSAENVILSTRIEGGDWVSESINEISPNKVSKIGVTSNIPEKVFEKAGKESTKNLYLKLEYSSSGTKQPVVESTVSLKVYGKNALPLVDTSRLASADAGISLKSFYSYYIDPHDSNVRCIAANATMGIDDDLEKAKLIFDALGQYGVYYVSDPNDPLGTGIDYIQTPSETLSLKGGDCDDLAVLYASALESVGVDTALIHIPGHVFVAFKVEGSWNLIETTMIKAPEITDGHEISYFDQATSSGYDTYTENASSALIVMTEEAWEQGITS; from the coding sequence TTGATTGATGCTGATATTTCACATACAATCGCCAAGCTAGCCAAGCTAGCCGTAGTTCTTGTTGTTTTGTATGGGGCTGCTCACAGGCTCAGGTTCAATTTTACTACTCCGGCAATAATAATTATTGCTCTCTGTGGGGCAGGGGCTGTTATTGTGGATTTTGATGGAGACGGATTAAATACTCCAAGTGAAATTCAGCATGATACCAATATATTCGCATCTGATTCGGATTCTGACGGAATTTCGGATGGATATGAGATCAACACACTTCATACTGATCCTGCAAACGGTGATACTGATTCCGATAAAATCTCGGACTTTGACGAAGTAAACAAGTATAAAACCAATCCGTTGAGTGAAAATTCTGACGGAGACTTATACGGAGATTATCAGGAGATCTTTGAGTTTGGTACAGACCCCAACTCCAGGACAGTATCAAAGCTAATTGTCAAAACTTCTCCTGTAAGTGGCGATATATTCATAGACGGAGAATTTCAGGGTAATGGGCAGATATCAACAGAGTTGAAGCCTGGCAAATACAAAGTGCAATACGGTAATGTAAATAATCATCATTCTCCTCAGTCCCAGTTAGTGACCTTAAAATTTGGACAACAAATGAACATCGTTGGGGATTATGAGTCCTATTCCCCTTCAAAACTGGTGATTTCAAGTACAGTCTCCGATATGTCTGGTGTGAGTCCGGCAGTATATAGTTATTATGTGAATAGCAAAAAGCAGCTTTTCCAGGTGACTATTGCTAACAACGGAGAGTCATCTGCAGAAAATGTTATTCTGTCTACCCGTATTGAAGGCGGGGATTGGGTCTCAGAGTCCATCAATGAGATCTCTCCGAATAAAGTGTCGAAAATAGGGGTAACCTCAAACATACCCGAAAAGGTATTTGAAAAGGCTGGCAAAGAATCAACGAAAAACCTGTACTTGAAACTCGAATACAGTTCATCAGGAACAAAACAGCCTGTTGTGGAAAGCACCGTTTCCCTCAAAGTCTATGGTAAAAATGCGCTTCCGTTAGTAGATACTTCCAGGTTGGCATCTGCAGATGCAGGTATCTCGTTAAAATCATTTTATTCATATTATATAGATCCTCATGACTCAAATGTGAGATGTATTGCTGCAAATGCGACAATGGGTATCGATGACGATCTGGAAAAAGCCAAACTAATTTTTGATGCACTTGGCCAATACGGAGTGTATTACGTCTCCGATCCAAATGACCCGTTGGGGACAGGTATTGATTATATCCAGACCCCGTCCGAAACTTTGTCCCTTAAAGGGGGAGATTGCGACGATCTGGCTGTACTTTATGCGTCTGCACTTGAGTCTGTAGGTGTGGATACGGCACTTATCCATATCCCTGGTCATGTGTTTGTTGCATTTAAGGTGGAAGGAAGCTGGAATTTGATTGAAACAACGATGATTAAAGCCCCGGAGATTACTGACGGCCATGAAATTTCATATTTCGATCAGGCGACGTCCTCTGGATATGATACGTATACAGAAAATGCAAGTTCAGCACTGATCGTGATGACTGAAGAAGCTTGGGAACAGGGAATTACGTCGTGA
- a CDS encoding M14 family metallopeptidase gives MATDRLMVPGILTDEQIQQVETAGYNVEAVSDLSQVAVERAQEISRVNRFAEARGLSAFEERAVMGYMTAEEIESALINLQILHPDLVTLIELPNHTWENRISHAVRVRAGENENRIGVLFTGSMHAREWGGSDICMSFLVNFINAYRANKGVTFGGKSFTAAQICTILENIDLFVFPDVNPDGKNYSQTNDPISNEQGFWWRKNRNPNTSVDPSNPGVDLNRNFDFLWDSGIGTSSAPSSPIYKGVSPFSEPETRNVRHLFDTYQNIGYFVDIHSYSELILYSWGDDENQTTDPEQNFMNSVYDGKRGTLDDTLYKEFISPQDQDKLVSLANSMNESLATVRGNHYKVQQAVGLYPTSATSDDYAFSRHIVNNLNNKVYGYTIEFGNMFVQSFSEMRNIIKDVCAAMGELCWAISNDVEMQKKTVEKGAMIGAR, from the coding sequence TTGGCGACTGATCGCTTAATGGTTCCTGGTATCTTGACGGATGAGCAGATTCAGCAGGTTGAAACGGCAGGTTACAATGTAGAAGCCGTTTCCGACCTATCACAAGTAGCTGTGGAACGAGCACAGGAGATTTCACGGGTCAATCGCTTTGCTGAAGCGCGTGGTCTCTCAGCATTCGAAGAGCGTGCGGTAATGGGGTATATGACTGCAGAAGAGATTGAGTCTGCACTTATCAACCTCCAGATCTTGCATCCAGACCTCGTGACCCTGATTGAACTTCCAAACCATACCTGGGAAAATCGGATATCTCATGCTGTTCGTGTACGTGCCGGGGAGAACGAGAACCGGATTGGTGTATTATTTACCGGTAGTATGCATGCAAGGGAGTGGGGAGGTTCGGATATCTGCATGTCTTTCCTCGTCAACTTCATCAATGCCTACCGTGCCAATAAAGGGGTGACCTTTGGTGGAAAGAGTTTCACTGCAGCTCAGATCTGCACAATTCTTGAAAACATCGATCTCTTTGTATTCCCTGATGTAAACCCGGATGGTAAGAACTACAGCCAGACTAACGATCCAATTTCTAATGAGCAGGGATTCTGGTGGCGCAAAAACCGCAACCCAAATACCTCTGTAGATCCTTCAAATCCTGGCGTGGACCTAAATCGGAATTTTGATTTTCTGTGGGATAGCGGGATTGGAACATCTTCCGCACCATCCAGTCCCATATATAAAGGAGTAAGTCCGTTTTCCGAGCCAGAGACTCGCAATGTTCGCCATTTGTTCGACACCTATCAGAACATTGGTTACTTCGTGGATATACACAGCTACAGCGAACTTATATTGTATAGCTGGGGAGATGACGAGAACCAGACGACAGATCCCGAACAGAACTTCATGAATTCTGTATATGATGGGAAGCGTGGGACTCTAGATGACACACTTTATAAAGAGTTCATCTCCCCCCAGGATCAGGACAAACTTGTAAGCCTTGCTAACAGTATGAACGAATCACTGGCTACTGTCCGTGGAAATCACTACAAAGTTCAACAGGCTGTGGGGCTTTATCCGACATCAGCAACATCAGATGACTATGCATTTAGCCGTCATATAGTGAATAACTTGAACAATAAAGTATACGGTTACACAATCGAGTTTGGGAATATGTTTGTTCAGTCTTTTAGCGAGATGAGAAACATCATCAAAGATGTCTGCGCTGCAATGGGTGAACTCTGTTGGGCCATAAGCAATGACGTTGAAATGCAAAAGAAGACAGTTGAAAAGGGTGCTATGATAGGGGCACGATAA
- a CDS encoding acetolactate decarboxylase yields MLQGVYEGNFSIGALETHGDFGIGTLDNLDEEMLALDGNYYQVKSDGITYPVSENMTTPFATVTYFETDEIHRFEKPMNLTELEQYLYLNLPPENFVYAV; encoded by the coding sequence TTGCTCCAGGGCGTTTATGAAGGAAACTTTTCTATTGGAGCACTTGAAACTCATGGAGATTTCGGAATTGGAACACTTGATAATCTTGATGAAGAAATGCTGGCTCTTGATGGGAATTATTACCAGGTGAAAAGTGATGGGATTACATATCCTGTTTCTGAAAATATGACCACTCCATTTGCCACGGTTACCTATTTTGAAACTGACGAAATCCATAGGTTTGAAAAGCCAATGAACCTGACAGAACTTGAACAGTATCTGTACCTGAACCTGCCCCCGGAAAACTTCGTTTATGCTGTTTAA
- a CDS encoding acetolactate decarboxylase, producing the protein MPKQELPYRKLANGVANQTVFEFENVSCTLVGFRTSDYVTGINVPGYHLHFINEKRSTDEHVLEFELENGTTALDSTPSFFMEFPKSYSFTKVELGQDLKIEMETVEK; encoded by the coding sequence GTGCCAAAGCAGGAGCTGCCGTATCGTAAACTTGCGAATGGCGTCGCAAATCAGACTGTTTTCGAATTTGAAAATGTAAGCTGCACACTGGTGGGTTTCAGGACATCGGACTACGTAACCGGCATCAATGTTCCAGGATATCATCTTCATTTCATTAATGAAAAAAGGAGTACAGATGAGCATGTCCTTGAGTTCGAGCTTGAGAACGGAACTACTGCTCTAGATTCAACACCATCCTTTTTCATGGAATTTCCCAAAAGCTATAGCTTTACAAAAGTAGAATTGGGACAGGACTTAAAAATCGAAATGGAAACTGTGGAAAAGTGA